One genomic region from Entelurus aequoreus isolate RoL-2023_Sb linkage group LG14, RoL_Eaeq_v1.1, whole genome shotgun sequence encodes:
- the LOC133665209 gene encoding uncharacterized protein LOC133665209 encodes MDNGSPSDCLNNPPSPRRRDKRQEEPPRKEDTTQPIRNVEGGPPLQKENVDHEIHQSKEERCLSSSTAPPSILNACEDPSPTSPKPSTSPSFSLPQVDLSPPFSPLEFRELPPLTPHPTQIFTPLDHRSPPPPPPRRRAPQPPSHTSPFSRQPLTRPQRPPSVVRPSSDAAHSPSPLRQTPPRPDSSPEYF; translated from the exons atggacaatggatccccctctgattgcctgaataacccaccatcaccacgcagaagg gacaagagacaagaggagccaccgaggaaggaagacacaacacagcctatcaggaacgtcgaaggaggaccgccactgcaaaaggagaacgtcgaccatgagatacaccagagcaaagaggagaggtgtctatcctcctctaccgcccctccctccattctgaatgcatgtgaagatccctcccccacatcccccaagccatccacgtctccatctttctccctccctcaagtagacctttctccccccttctcccccttggagttccgggagctacccccactcacgccccaccctactcagatttttacccccctagatcatcgctcacctccaccaccccctccacgaaggcgtgctccacaaccccccagccatacttcacctttctcacgccaaccccttacacgccctcaacgtccaccttcagtagttcgtcccagctctgacgctgctcactccccctcccccttacggcaaaccccgcctcgccctgacagcagtcctgaatatttctga